One region of Ahniella affigens genomic DNA includes:
- a CDS encoding TonB-dependent receptor, whose amino-acid sequence MAVRTPARIVSLHGAVWLILGVSQAAACDLTRPLPRFAEQARLLDIAARIAENNDCRVALAPELANREDALDVPSEAPANDILDALSARYNLDWREEPDGSITVVAYSPASTPDLRADALDIVGIRDAQAAEAVRNALKVDSPAERSPVVPRTEIGISRTEDEALRDYNSAVMRAPGIYGMASSDSIRGITAPRLPLGYRSSLISIDGIPLPAEANVYGQIDLNLTESLAMTRAGTGLGLAFGAGAGQIEAWTAEPTDSVRLKSRLLVSQNYAPRLSAATTGDLGLSGARFSIGLSGQLEDESRDTDADPDAFEDDQVSLRYAWDSPEGRHQIAGSLLKWNNAQTGGVQTPGGTCGGGRDYCPAGADIAAQGGAFNYAFAATDDWILSAHASYSDTEAAVLRVINDEVRRAQPVYLLLQFLDLRSDWQVSDRFGASLGVARSERYRKVYTPQSFSLGLTPGDLGLEPVVPGQVAGIEWMRETQRLYRLPQAYVEFRYDDGSEWDASLNVREVGADSETRTDYYDFVVTNCRVIDPASAGTTDCAAVYREQVLGPDIRNVSDQDLWLVNGALRYRFDDAHWLALAYRQSYGITDYFPEVSPIGATERIDTVELAWHVPIADTQQLEFRLFHHDWGPRTATGVNGAITIFDSRILGLEADYHWQPSANAEVWINGAALNTENTLATNDLVGAPPWTIGFGTRYRFENGWYVGTNFTHAEPARAASLVGQLTELPSRDLLDARVGYRRGAWDVSLFGTNLLNDTYFIDQQGFGFLPEIYDAPDRMIGLDVTWQMAWP is encoded by the coding sequence ATGGCTGTCCGAACACCCGCACGGATTGTGTCCCTGCACGGTGCTGTCTGGCTCATCCTTGGGGTGAGTCAGGCGGCTGCCTGCGATTTGACGCGTCCGTTGCCACGCTTTGCCGAGCAGGCAAGGCTCCTGGACATTGCCGCACGAATCGCTGAAAACAACGACTGCCGGGTAGCCCTGGCACCAGAGCTGGCCAATCGCGAGGACGCGCTCGACGTCCCGTCCGAAGCGCCAGCGAATGACATTCTGGACGCGTTGAGCGCACGCTATAACCTCGATTGGCGTGAGGAACCAGACGGCAGTATTACCGTTGTGGCGTATTCGCCGGCGAGTACGCCTGACTTGCGTGCCGATGCCCTGGACATCGTCGGCATCCGCGACGCCCAGGCCGCTGAAGCGGTCCGCAACGCATTGAAAGTGGATTCTCCCGCCGAGCGGAGCCCGGTCGTGCCGCGTACCGAAATCGGCATTTCCCGAACCGAAGACGAGGCCCTCAGGGACTACAACTCCGCAGTGATGCGCGCCCCGGGGATCTACGGCATGGCGTCGTCCGACTCCATCCGCGGCATTACGGCGCCGCGATTGCCGCTGGGTTATCGCTCCAGCTTGATCAGCATCGATGGCATCCCGCTGCCGGCCGAGGCGAACGTCTACGGCCAGATTGATCTGAACCTGACCGAATCGCTGGCAATGACGCGCGCCGGCACGGGGCTTGGACTCGCGTTCGGCGCCGGTGCGGGCCAGATCGAAGCCTGGACCGCCGAGCCAACCGACAGTGTGCGGCTGAAGTCGCGATTGCTCGTATCGCAGAATTACGCCCCACGTCTGAGTGCGGCGACGACGGGCGACCTGGGGCTTTCGGGCGCGCGATTCTCGATCGGCCTGAGTGGGCAGTTGGAAGACGAAAGTCGCGACACCGACGCTGATCCCGACGCGTTCGAAGACGATCAGGTGTCGCTTCGATATGCCTGGGACAGTCCGGAGGGGCGCCATCAGATTGCGGGTAGCTTGCTGAAATGGAACAACGCGCAAACCGGTGGCGTGCAAACGCCAGGGGGCACATGCGGCGGTGGTCGCGACTACTGCCCGGCAGGTGCCGATATTGCCGCACAGGGTGGAGCATTCAACTACGCGTTTGCGGCGACCGACGACTGGATTCTGTCGGCCCACGCCAGCTATTCCGATACCGAAGCCGCTGTGCTTCGGGTGATTAACGACGAGGTTCGTCGCGCCCAGCCGGTCTATCTCCTGCTGCAATTTCTGGATCTGCGCTCCGACTGGCAAGTGTCCGACCGGTTTGGGGCGTCGCTCGGTGTCGCGCGATCCGAGCGGTACCGCAAGGTGTACACGCCGCAATCGTTCAGTCTCGGCCTGACGCCCGGAGATTTGGGCCTGGAGCCGGTAGTCCCAGGGCAGGTCGCAGGGATCGAATGGATGCGCGAAACCCAGCGGCTGTATCGGCTGCCGCAGGCCTATGTTGAATTTCGATATGACGATGGTTCGGAATGGGACGCGAGCCTCAATGTCCGCGAAGTCGGTGCCGATAGTGAGACGCGCACCGACTACTACGATTTTGTCGTCACCAATTGCCGGGTGATCGACCCGGCCAGTGCCGGCACTACCGACTGCGCGGCGGTGTATCGCGAGCAGGTGTTGGGGCCGGATATCCGCAACGTGTCGGATCAGGACCTCTGGCTCGTCAACGGGGCGCTGCGTTATCGCTTTGATGACGCCCACTGGCTCGCGCTCGCGTATCGCCAGTCGTACGGCATCACGGACTATTTCCCCGAAGTGTCGCCGATTGGCGCGACCGAACGGATCGATACCGTCGAGTTGGCCTGGCATGTGCCCATCGCCGACACGCAGCAATTGGAATTCCGACTGTTTCACCACGACTGGGGCCCGCGCACGGCAACTGGCGTCAATGGCGCCATTACGATTTTCGACAGCCGGATCCTTGGACTGGAAGCGGACTACCACTGGCAGCCATCGGCCAACGCCGAAGTCTGGATCAATGGCGCCGCGCTCAACACCGAGAACACGCTGGCGACCAATGATCTGGTCGGCGCGCCGCCGTGGACGATTGGGTTTGGCACCCGCTACCGGTTTGAGAATGGCTGGTATGTCGGCACCAACTTCACGCACGCGGAGCCGGCGCGCGCGGCCTCGCTCGTTGGTCAGCTCACCGAATTGCCATCGCGCGACCTGCTGGATGCACGCGTTGGATACCGACGGGGCGCGTGGGACGTCTCGCTGTTTGGCACCAACCTGCTGAACGACACTTACTTCATCGATCAGCAGGGCTTTGGATTTCTGCCGGAAATCTACGATGCGCCCGATCGGATGATCGGGCTCGATGTTACCTGGCAGATGGCGTGGCCGTGA
- a CDS encoding GspE/PulE family protein → MSTEPSSNKPKIVPIRTFSGHLGFTEGKRLDLDEVLANLLADGLVADEDAKRTRVARISSRNDVHPLVMIANAKLNDARHPEKALSLEYLTEWLAGKAKLPYLKIDPTKVDVARVGQIVAANYAARYRILPLAIDETSVTIATSEPYDTRWTDDLRRMLRREVQLIVANPLDVNRFLIEFYGITRAVRKAKDQKDNEKDSRGTMPSLEQLVELGKSGDLGAEDSHIVRIVDWLLQYAYEQRASDIHLEPRRDVSRVRFRIDGVLHKVFELPTPVMVAVTARIKILGRMDIAERRRPQDGRVKTRSPGGREVEMRLSTMPTAFGEKVVMRIFDPDVVVKGFTELGFSRHDEQAWRSMVERPHGIVLVTGPTGSGKTTTLYSTLKQLATPELNVCTIEDPIEMIAAEFNQMQVQTNIDLTFASGVRTLLRQDPDIIMVGEIRDLETAEMAVQASLTGHLVLSTLHTNDSPSAITRMLDLGVPHYLIQSTLNGVIAQRLVRKLCPHCKTVGEIDDASWASLVRTLGLPKPHKVAAPKGCNECRHTGYLGRIAIYEILSISDELRSQIKANLDLPSFQRVCMKSGMRPLRYSAAELVAKGVTTAREVLEALPAEI, encoded by the coding sequence ATGAGTACTGAGCCGTCCAGCAATAAACCCAAAATCGTCCCGATCCGCACCTTCAGTGGCCACCTGGGCTTCACGGAAGGCAAACGTCTGGATCTGGACGAGGTGCTGGCAAACCTGCTGGCCGACGGATTGGTCGCCGACGAAGATGCCAAACGCACGCGCGTCGCGCGGATCAGCAGTCGGAATGATGTGCATCCGCTGGTCATGATCGCCAATGCCAAACTGAACGATGCCCGGCATCCGGAGAAGGCACTGAGTTTGGAGTATCTCACCGAATGGCTGGCCGGCAAGGCAAAGCTACCGTATCTCAAGATCGATCCAACCAAGGTCGATGTGGCCCGGGTAGGCCAGATCGTGGCGGCAAACTATGCCGCACGCTACCGCATTCTGCCGCTGGCTATTGACGAGACCAGCGTCACCATTGCGACCAGCGAACCGTATGACACGCGTTGGACCGATGACTTGCGCCGCATGCTGCGCCGGGAAGTCCAACTGATTGTCGCGAATCCGCTCGACGTCAACCGGTTCCTGATCGAGTTCTACGGCATTACGCGCGCGGTGCGGAAAGCCAAGGATCAGAAAGACAACGAAAAAGACAGTCGCGGCACGATGCCGAGTCTGGAGCAACTGGTTGAACTAGGCAAATCAGGCGATCTCGGCGCCGAAGACAGTCATATTGTCCGGATTGTCGACTGGTTGCTGCAGTATGCCTATGAGCAGCGCGCCAGCGACATCCATCTGGAGCCCCGGCGCGACGTGTCGCGTGTGCGCTTTCGCATCGACGGCGTGTTGCACAAAGTGTTCGAGTTGCCCACGCCGGTGATGGTCGCGGTCACCGCGCGCATCAAGATTCTCGGCCGCATGGACATTGCCGAACGCCGACGCCCGCAGGATGGGCGCGTGAAAACACGCTCACCCGGCGGCCGCGAAGTCGAAATGCGTCTATCGACCATGCCCACGGCGTTCGGCGAAAAAGTCGTGATGCGTATTTTCGATCCCGATGTGGTGGTCAAGGGCTTTACCGAACTCGGATTTTCGCGCCACGACGAGCAAGCCTGGCGCTCGATGGTCGAGCGGCCACATGGCATCGTGCTCGTCACCGGCCCCACTGGCTCGGGTAAAACCACGACGCTTTATTCGACCCTGAAACAGCTGGCGACCCCCGAGCTCAACGTCTGCACCATTGAAGACCCGATCGAAATGATCGCTGCCGAGTTCAACCAGATGCAGGTGCAGACGAACATCGATCTGACCTTCGCATCAGGCGTGCGCACCCTGTTGCGCCAGGACCCGGACATCATCATGGTGGGCGAAATCCGCGATCTGGAAACCGCCGAAATGGCGGTGCAGGCGTCATTGACCGGCCACCTGGTGCTCTCCACGCTGCATACCAATGACTCGCCGTCGGCAATCACCCGTATGCTCGACCTGGGGGTGCCGCACTACCTGATTCAGAGCACGCTGAACGGGGTCATCGCCCAACGCCTCGTCCGAAAACTCTGTCCGCATTGCAAGACTGTCGGCGAAATCGACGACGCGTCCTGGGCGAGTCTGGTCCGCACACTGGGCCTGCCGAAACCGCATAAAGTGGCGGCGCCAAAGGGCTGCAATGAATGTCGGCACACGGGCTATCTCGGACGCATTGCGATCTACGAGATTCTGTCGATCAGCGATGAGCTCCGCAGTCAGATCAAGGCCAACCTGGATCTTCCGAGTTTCCAGCGAGTCTGTATGAAGTCGGGAATGCGTCCGCTTCGGTATTCGGCGGCCGAACTAGTCGCCAAGGGCGTGACCACGGCCCGCGAAGTGCTGGAAGCGCTGCCGGCAGAAATCTGA
- a CDS encoding ECF-type sigma factor, producing MPTDPGVLTAQLQRWREGDGAAMAALSSAVYGELRRLAEQRLRGERGETLQPTSLVNEVFVRLLGADRNIQNRAHFFGLAALHMRAILVDHARARQSEKRGGDVAFVTLSDVSANQLASAEFLELDDALTALGKVDARAAQVVELTYFGGLERDEVATVLDISVSSVFRALRFGQTWLKRELSA from the coding sequence ATGCCCACCGATCCGGGTGTCCTGACGGCGCAATTACAACGCTGGCGCGAGGGTGACGGCGCCGCGATGGCCGCCCTGTCATCGGCGGTGTATGGCGAGCTCCGGCGCCTCGCCGAACAGCGGCTTCGCGGCGAACGCGGCGAAACGCTGCAACCCACGTCCCTGGTCAACGAAGTCTTTGTGCGCCTCCTCGGTGCGGACCGCAATATCCAGAACCGAGCGCACTTCTTCGGCTTGGCGGCGCTCCACATGCGCGCGATCCTGGTCGACCATGCGCGTGCCCGCCAAAGTGAGAAGCGCGGTGGCGATGTGGCGTTCGTGACCTTGTCCGACGTCAGCGCAAACCAGCTGGCCAGCGCCGAATTTCTGGAACTCGACGACGCGCTGACCGCACTTGGCAAGGTCGATGCGCGCGCTGCCCAAGTGGTGGAACTGACCTATTTCGGCGGCCTGGAGCGCGATGAAGTGGCGACAGTGCTCGATATCTCGGTGTCGAGCGTGTTCCGCGCGTTGCGCTTTGGCCAGACTTGGCTGAAACGTGAACTGTCGGCATGA
- a CDS encoding serine/threonine-protein kinase — MTPADTSIAFDLRSAFDALADLPPEARASALANGPYSDAQREELAELLSHLDSADPIPARIMAELDHDQTSLPERIGSYRILGVLGSGGMGQVYRAERADGLLTQAVAIKLIRARHDPALLQHFKRERQVLATLQHPNIARFLDAGLHEGQPWLAMELVDGRPLLDWLQTERPKLEQRMAVFLSLADAVAHAHQRLIVHRDLKPANVLVRSDGQPVLLDFGIAKMLDQESDRTIARFYTPGFAAPEQLAGEPISTAADVYALGVLLHVMLCAEMPEAGKRASTQAATAEAWLAAEAAAVRGDLDFISRMARAPALSDRYPSVTALIDDLQRWRDGLPVRAAPGRLWYRGRKWLRRYRVVVLGSLLLLTLAGSFVWRLNEERQRALDAEQARAREAETANAVTQYLVGLFSQVDPRAARQTSMSAQELLQQATDNLNKTTLPAGDTEARLRHAIGAIWSNLGRFDLADQELQRALAVLPKPMQDSRLAAEILREHARALQGRGRHGESVTHAEQALALSERWMPPDDPSLGHSLHTAGVALMETNRGPEAAALFRRAEVIFGSRRELAVDLGSSHHNLGFIASREGKPAEAETWFRLALTEKIAAVGADDPRTLNSQRALAMSLDEQGRGAEALPLLQDALRRQRRVQGEDSQDVAVTLNELGNVAQDSGDLLLAEQSYRDGLETIRRTDPSAAVHTLLTNNLASLYEQIGRLVDAEALLEQSIALRIQIYGTRSAQVARAQHNLARVLLKLEQPARAHTILMESLETRRALLAPDHADIQASLKLQADIEAALGAGAH; from the coding sequence ATGACGCCCGCCGACACTAGCATTGCATTCGATCTCCGCAGCGCCTTTGATGCCCTCGCCGATTTACCGCCAGAAGCACGTGCCTCGGCGCTGGCCAACGGTCCCTATAGCGATGCGCAGCGCGAGGAGCTCGCTGAGCTGCTGAGCCATTTGGACAGTGCCGACCCCATCCCGGCGCGAATCATGGCGGAACTCGATCATGACCAGACATCGCTGCCCGAACGTATCGGCTCGTATCGAATTCTGGGCGTGCTCGGTTCGGGCGGCATGGGGCAGGTCTACCGCGCCGAACGTGCGGACGGCCTGTTGACGCAAGCGGTCGCGATCAAACTGATTCGGGCGCGACACGACCCGGCATTGCTGCAGCACTTCAAGCGCGAGCGACAAGTGCTCGCCACATTGCAGCATCCAAACATTGCTCGGTTTCTGGATGCTGGGCTGCACGAAGGCCAGCCCTGGCTCGCGATGGAGTTGGTCGACGGCCGACCGCTGCTGGATTGGCTGCAAACCGAACGCCCGAAACTGGAGCAGCGTATGGCCGTGTTCCTGTCCCTTGCGGATGCCGTCGCGCATGCGCACCAGCGGCTAATCGTGCACCGGGATCTGAAGCCGGCAAACGTCTTGGTGCGCTCAGACGGGCAACCGGTGCTGCTTGATTTTGGCATTGCCAAGATGCTCGATCAGGAAAGCGACCGCACCATCGCCCGCTTCTACACACCCGGTTTCGCCGCGCCCGAGCAATTGGCCGGCGAGCCGATCAGCACGGCAGCAGATGTTTATGCGCTGGGCGTGTTGCTCCACGTGATGTTGTGCGCCGAAATGCCCGAGGCGGGCAAGCGTGCCAGCACCCAGGCGGCGACGGCCGAAGCCTGGCTCGCAGCCGAAGCAGCGGCTGTCCGCGGTGATCTTGACTTCATCAGCCGCATGGCGCGCGCGCCGGCTCTGTCGGATCGCTATCCGAGCGTGACGGCGTTGATCGATGATTTGCAGCGCTGGCGTGACGGACTGCCCGTCCGCGCCGCGCCCGGCCGGCTCTGGTATCGCGGCCGCAAGTGGCTTCGTCGGTATCGCGTCGTGGTGCTCGGCAGCCTGCTGCTGCTGACCCTCGCGGGCAGTTTTGTCTGGCGCTTGAATGAGGAACGCCAGCGCGCGCTGGACGCTGAACAGGCGCGGGCGCGTGAGGCCGAGACCGCCAACGCGGTGACCCAATATTTGGTCGGGCTGTTTTCGCAAGTCGACCCACGCGCCGCCCGGCAAACCAGCATGAGCGCGCAGGAGTTGCTGCAGCAGGCCACCGACAACCTGAACAAGACCACCTTGCCGGCAGGCGACACCGAGGCGCGACTCCGACACGCGATCGGCGCCATCTGGAGCAACCTCGGACGTTTTGATCTGGCGGACCAGGAACTGCAACGAGCCCTGGCCGTACTACCCAAACCCATGCAGGACAGCCGCTTGGCGGCCGAGATCCTCCGCGAGCACGCCCGTGCCTTGCAAGGCCGTGGCCGCCATGGCGAGTCAGTCACACACGCCGAGCAGGCGCTCGCCTTGAGCGAACGATGGATGCCTCCGGACGATCCGAGCCTGGGGCACAGCCTGCATACGGCGGGCGTGGCGCTGATGGAAACCAATCGCGGTCCCGAGGCCGCGGCCCTGTTTCGGCGCGCTGAAGTCATTTTCGGCAGCCGGCGCGAATTGGCGGTGGACCTGGGTTCCAGTCACCACAATCTCGGCTTTATCGCGTCGCGAGAGGGCAAGCCCGCCGAAGCCGAGACGTGGTTTCGGCTGGCGCTGACCGAAAAGATCGCAGCCGTCGGCGCTGATGATCCGCGAACGTTGAATTCGCAGCGCGCGCTGGCCATGAGCCTGGACGAGCAAGGTCGCGGCGCTGAGGCGCTGCCTCTGTTGCAGGACGCGCTCCGCCGCCAGCGGCGTGTCCAAGGGGAAGACAGCCAGGACGTTGCCGTCACCTTGAACGAACTCGGCAATGTGGCTCAGGATTCAGGCGACCTGTTGCTGGCGGAACAAAGCTACCGCGATGGGCTTGAAACTATCCGCCGCACCGATCCGAGTGCGGCAGTCCACACCTTGCTGACCAACAATCTGGCGAGCCTTTATGAGCAAATCGGGCGACTCGTTGACGCCGAAGCGCTACTGGAACAATCCATTGCGCTCCGCATTCAGATCTATGGCACCCGAAGCGCCCAAGTGGCGCGCGCGCAGCACAACCTGGCCCGGGTGCTGCTGAAGCTTGAGCAACCAGCGCGCGCGCACACCATTCTCATGGAATCGCTCGAGACGCGGCGGGCGCTGCTCGCTCCCGATCACGCGGACATTCAAGCCAGCCTGAAGCTGCAGGCGGACATAGAGGCAGCTCTGGGTGCCGGCGCCCATTGA
- a CDS encoding Ig-like domain repeat protein, giving the protein MRLARFSCFSLMLWPALLWAAPGDLDCSFGSEGKVIADLGSAEAAYSVARQSTGRFITVGGSGGALRLSGWTPGGSLDRRFAGAGSSLISIPGLDVVADVTVDSQDRILVGGRITVGDADGFVARFLADGTLDTSFGGGQGYVNVELSDTTDGTASDTVTAIRVDTTDRPVLAGYVRIANNDNAAVARLTTAGALDSAFGGGDGRVDFSVLGGSTEDIRAMVLDHVGRIAVTGATASNIQSNRNTLVARLTAAGVLDATFDGDGIKSLDLSETGADDFGQDLTVGANDEMFVLGYALNDVGLARIRVDGSLNTAMASDGILRTSFLGGQNVIEQVLMQNDGKLLVTGWPVSQPGTFVFAAMRLSNTGVLDTTWGGTGVVTTNVQNLNRAYTAWLLPDQRLLLAGGLLNDTQFGMARYLNDGQSNQNTTVTQITTASPNPVLIGGVVTVAATVSTTAGSGTPGGNLIISDGQNQCTATLAPAGGQTANGSCDLTMSTVGVRTITAQFDGALGTCRSAASTSVTVQRLPTSVTISSHGSNPSLRGDSIVVQYTVAAGPGQTPTGQVTVTDGVDSCTGTVAEGQCTVTLNTAGNRLLRATYAGDATFGNSQSANVSHVVQVRVIASAGPNGSISPNGVVGVNLNQARSFQVLPELGFRVDTVTGCGGTLNGLTYTTAPAVADCSVQALFRVPMADLEIAKTDGQTTVVPNTSTVYRIVVGNAGPDAVTGARVHDLLPNSLQSAVWTCRADLSTANCPTPNAGTGNLDVLVDLEPGQNVRFDLLATSVADLDTVIENIATITVPVGFDPLSTANDQAADQNLVVNDGLHVDGFEGAPELRVPAAKAALEHGD; this is encoded by the coding sequence ATGCGTCTTGCTCGATTTTCCTGCTTTTCATTGATGCTCTGGCCAGCGCTGCTTTGGGCCGCACCGGGCGATCTGGACTGCAGCTTTGGCAGTGAGGGCAAAGTCATCGCCGACCTAGGTAGCGCCGAAGCGGCCTACAGCGTCGCGCGGCAGTCGACCGGGCGATTCATTACGGTAGGCGGCAGCGGGGGCGCGCTGCGTCTCAGCGGCTGGACGCCGGGCGGCAGCCTGGATCGGCGTTTTGCGGGCGCGGGGTCGAGCCTCATCAGCATCCCAGGTCTTGATGTCGTGGCCGATGTGACCGTAGACAGCCAGGATCGGATCTTGGTTGGAGGTCGCATCACGGTGGGTGACGCCGACGGGTTCGTTGCCCGCTTTCTGGCTGATGGCACGCTCGACACGAGCTTTGGCGGTGGTCAGGGCTATGTGAACGTTGAGCTGTCCGATACGACGGATGGCACGGCGAGCGACACGGTTACCGCGATCCGGGTGGACACGACGGACCGCCCGGTCCTGGCGGGCTATGTGCGTATCGCGAATAACGACAACGCTGCGGTGGCGCGATTGACCACGGCGGGCGCACTCGACAGCGCTTTTGGTGGTGGCGATGGCCGGGTCGACTTCAGCGTGCTGGGTGGTTCCACCGAGGATATCCGCGCGATGGTGCTGGATCACGTCGGCCGCATTGCCGTGACCGGGGCGACTGCTTCGAATATTCAGAGCAATCGGAATACGCTGGTTGCGCGGCTTACCGCGGCCGGCGTGCTGGACGCCACGTTCGATGGTGATGGCATCAAGAGCCTGGATCTGAGTGAAACCGGTGCCGACGACTTCGGTCAGGATCTGACGGTTGGAGCCAACGATGAGATGTTCGTGTTGGGCTACGCCCTGAACGACGTCGGGTTGGCCCGCATTCGAGTCGATGGTTCGCTGAATACGGCAATGGCCAGCGACGGCATCTTGCGCACGAGTTTTCTGGGTGGCCAGAACGTGATCGAGCAAGTATTGATGCAGAACGACGGCAAGCTCCTGGTTACCGGTTGGCCCGTGTCCCAGCCAGGCACGTTTGTGTTCGCCGCCATGCGGCTCAGCAATACCGGTGTGCTGGATACCACCTGGGGCGGCACGGGCGTGGTGACGACCAATGTGCAAAACCTCAACCGTGCGTACACGGCTTGGTTGCTGCCCGACCAACGCCTGCTGCTCGCGGGCGGCCTGCTGAACGACACCCAATTTGGCATGGCGCGCTATTTGAACGATGGCCAGTCGAACCAAAACACCACCGTCACCCAGATCACCACAGCCAGTCCGAATCCTGTGCTGATCGGCGGCGTCGTCACCGTGGCAGCCACCGTTAGTACAACGGCTGGAAGTGGCACGCCAGGTGGCAACCTGATCATCAGCGACGGCCAGAATCAGTGCACGGCGACCCTGGCTCCGGCGGGCGGGCAAACGGCGAATGGCAGCTGCGATTTGACCATGAGCACCGTCGGCGTGCGGACGATCACCGCGCAGTTTGATGGCGCGCTTGGTACGTGCCGAAGTGCCGCCAGTACGAGTGTCACCGTGCAGCGCTTGCCGACGTCCGTCACCATCTCCAGTCATGGCAGCAACCCCAGCTTGCGCGGTGACAGTATCGTCGTGCAGTACACCGTAGCGGCGGGTCCCGGTCAGACCCCGACGGGTCAGGTCACCGTGACGGATGGGGTCGACAGTTGCACCGGCACGGTCGCTGAAGGGCAGTGCACCGTGACGCTCAATACGGCCGGCAACCGTCTGTTGCGCGCGACCTATGCGGGCGACGCCACGTTTGGCAACAGTCAATCGGCGAACGTCAGTCATGTCGTGCAGGTTCGCGTGATCGCATCGGCGGGGCCGAATGGCAGCATCAGTCCGAACGGTGTGGTCGGCGTGAACCTCAACCAGGCGCGCAGTTTTCAGGTACTGCCGGAATTGGGGTTCCGCGTCGATACCGTCACCGGCTGTGGCGGCACCTTGAATGGGCTGACCTACACCACCGCACCGGCCGTCGCGGATTGCAGTGTGCAGGCGCTGTTCCGGGTGCCGATGGCCGATTTGGAGATCGCAAAGACCGACGGGCAGACGACCGTTGTGCCAAACACCAGCACGGTGTATCGGATCGTCGTGGGTAATGCGGGTCCAGACGCCGTAACGGGCGCCCGCGTGCACGATCTGTTGCCGAACAGCCTGCAGTCCGCTGTCTGGACGTGTCGCGCCGATCTGTCGACTGCCAACTGCCCGACCCCGAACGCGGGCACCGGCAATCTCGATGTGCTCGTTGATCTCGAGCCCGGCCAGAATGTGCGCTTCGATCTGCTGGCGACGAGCGTCGCCGACCTCGATACTGTGATCGAGAACATCGCGACAATCACCGTTCCCGTGGGCTTTGACCCGTTGTCGACGGCGAACGATCAAGCGGCCGATCAGAACCTCGTCGTCAATGACGGGCTGCATGTGGATGGCTTCGAGGGCGCGCCCGAGCTTCGGGTACCCGCTGCCAAAGCGGCGCTGGAGCATGGGGACTGA